One Melospiza melodia melodia isolate bMelMel2 chromosome 1, bMelMel2.pri, whole genome shotgun sequence genomic window carries:
- the LOC134425667 gene encoding meiosis-specific coiled-coil domain-containing protein MEIOC-like, whose translation MDTQLFSPFLGAVPSPPTPPEPSQLCRDWLGCAEDFGSQNAFQECPKKRAPINLPYSGNGPDVFGLVSSILEEPNKPEPATDWNSLSSLFPAAWAPDLGSSGEFPGLPAQHWLQPKDFPTLLGSSCHQEPLQEPPEVEMLHRGLGDLQLLESWLSPCAHASSALKNPENSSLQNSTTAPQEGFSFPNGGWNQHDDHRRLNGDYEKCGSSFSPFSAWSRMKENPSTQKELWKRGKALKNNAQGQTKYSPDLSSQPGDNSWDKVPQDSHLFSKRYENFPAAHKLQSPVHPSLHFFNPLPKENPFSGETGRKPQESHVQNGCCGFIVGDAFNNDECKVNMGPKESSPQAAEYDLSVKNTVQNGNYSSYQGCAWLDGNSLAAAASEIPYGKQMATSPQSSSGVSTMSGGSPTHQPFTQPSFYSHLLPTLPPRKDGRLQTSNGVSSHLGVPHFISESQKQMRPIGRSQEGAGVNKDGRRRKFPVGFSPDWLGQQKAAGEDRAEKYHRFPKRQSQESGSKDDRRGRRHWIPHLGSTAPNHQTLHVFPKKHERSGGSLSDFINPSLLPSFPFMSDFKQNPSFPPFNHQLFPPANAFGFPPPPFPFSDLVDLFHCDDFNPLSPFMSDLFPGEIPAPCFAFPAPFNKFRPPRSRRGPANELHIRLEECHEQWRALEKERKKAEADLARHFPGQSISSPSPVPRLPVNPSRVDRLLTDQARQRTQVLALIGRMERLCGAPLHRNISRTLELHLEAIQVTQARRKDEMGNAANPRSHRGPRCNNEKDVLALAAALRALAGATRATRTALWCALQLALPKAPPAGPGNQQLLLPELRPSSTSSQEKSSLEQESRGSGKAEEERKILE comes from the exons ATGGACACCCAGTTGTTCTCCCCATTCCTGGGAGCAGTCCCCAGTCCCCCCACgcccccagagccctcccagctgtGCAGGGACTGGCTGGGGTGTGCTGAGGATTTTGGATCCCAAAATGCCTTCCAGGAGTGCCCAAAAAAAAG ggCACCAATAAATCTTCCTTACTCTGGCAATGGCCCTGATGTGTTTGGGCTGGTGTCGAGCATTTTAGAGGAGCCAAACAAGCCAGAGCCAGCTACAGATTG GAATTCTCTGTCCAGTTTGTTCCCCGCTGCGTGGGCACCTGATCTGGGCAGCAGTGGGGAGTTCCCAGGGCTGCCGGCTCAGCACTGGCTCCAACCCAAGGATTTTCCCAccctgctgggctccagctgccACCAGGAACCCCTGCAGGAGCCTCCTGAGGTGGAGATGCTGCACAGAGGTTTGGGGGACCTTCAGCTCCTCGAGTCTTGGCTCTCTCCCTGTGCTCATGCCAGCAGTGCCCTGAAGAACCCTGAAAATTCCTCCTTGCAGAACAGCACCACAGCTCCCCAGGAAGGGTTTTCCTTCCCAAATGGGGGCTGGAACCAGCATGATGACCACAGGAGGTTAAATGGAGATTATGAAAAATGTGGGTCCAGTTTTAGCCCTTTTTCTGCTTGGAGCAGGATGAAAGAAAACCCCAGCACTCAGAAGGAGctttggaaaagaggaaaagcacTGAAAAATAATGCTCAAGGACAAACTAAGTATTCCCCTGATCTTTCCAGTCAGCCTGGTGATAACTCTTGGGATAAAGTACCCCAGGACAGCCACCTGTTCTCTAAGAGATATGAGAACTTCCCAGCTGCTCACAAACTGCAGTCACCTGTCCATCCATCCCTTCATTTTTTCAACCCACTCCCTAAGGAAAATCCATTTTCTGGAGAAACAGGCAGGAAACCCCAGGAAAGCCATGTGCAGAATGGCTGTTGTGGCTTTATTGTGGGGGATGCTTTTAATAATGATGAGTGTAAAGTGAATATGGGCCCTAAGGAAAGCTCTCCTCAAGCAGCTGAATATGATTTATCTGTGAAAAACACTGTGCAAAATGGGAATTACTCCTCATACCAGGGGTGTGCATGGCTGGATGGGAACAGTCTGGCAGCTGCTGCATCTGAAATTCCATATGGAAAACAAATGGCAACGAGCCCCCAGTCCTCATCAGGGGTTTCCACCATGTCTGGGGGCTCTCCCACCCACCAGCCTTTCACACAGCCCTCCTTCTACTCCCacctccttcccaccctccctCCCAGGAAAGATGGGAGGTTACAGACATCAAATGGAGTTTCCAGTCACCTGGGGGTTCCTCATTTCATCTCAGAGAGCCAGAAGCAGATGAGACCCATTGGAAGGTCCCAGGAGGGTGCTGGGGTGAACAAGGACGGGCGGCGCCGCAAATTCCCCGTTGGATTTTCACCCGACTGGCTTGGGCAGCAGAAGGCTGCAGGTGAAGACCGTGCTGAGAAATACCACAGGTTCCCAAAGAGGCAGAGCCAGGAAAGTGGCAGTAAAGATGACAGAAGAGGCAGAAGGCATTGGATCCCTCATTTGGGATCTACAGCCCCAAACCACCAGACCTTGCACGTGTTCCCGAAGAAGCACGAGCGGAGCGGTGGCAGCTTGTCAGATTTCATCAACCCATCtctgcttccttccttcccattCATGTCTGATTTTAAACAAAATCCCAGCTTCCCTCCATTTAATCACCAACTGTTTCCACCAGCAAACGCTTTCGGTTTCCCTCCGCCGCCGTTTCCATTCTCGGACCTCGTTGATCTTTTTCACTGCGACGACTTCAACCCCTTGAGTCCCTTCATGAGTGATCTCTTCCCTGGGGAAATCCCTGCCCCCTGCTTTGCCTTCCCAGCCCCATTTAACAAGTTCAGGCCTCCCAGGAGCCGCAGGGGCCCCGCTAACGAGCTCCACATCCGCCTGGAGGAGTGCCACGAGCAGTGGAGAGCTCTGGAGAAGGAGAGGAAGAAG GCTGAGGCTGACCTTGCAAGGCACTTCCCAGGGCAGTCTATCTCcagtcccagccctgtgccacggCTCCCTGTGAATCCATCCCGCGTGGATCGCCTGCTCACTGACCAGGCCCGCCAGCGCACCCAG GTGCTCGCACTGATAGGAAGAATGGAGAGGCTTTGTGGTGCTCCCCTGCACAGGAACATCTCCAGGACCTTGGAGCTGCACCTGGAAGCCATTCAGGTGACCCAGGCACGTCGGAAGGATGAGATGGGGAATGCTGCAAACCCCCGGAGTCACAGGGGGCCACGCTGCAACAATGAGAAAG AtgtgctggccctggcagctGCCCTGCGAGCCCTGGCTGGAGCCACGCGCGCAACTCGCACCGCGCTCTGGTGCGCGCTGCAGCTGGCCctgcccaaagcccctcctgCTGGACCTGGAAACCAACAACTCCTCCTGCCAGAGCTTCGTCCTTCAAGCACGAGCAGCCAGGAGAAAAGCAGCCTGGAGCAGGAAAGCAGAGGAAGTGGAAAAGCTGAGGAAGAGAGGAAGATTTTGGAATAA